DNA from Rhizophagus irregularis chromosome 6, complete sequence:
taaaaataattttcacatTTAAGTCGTCCGATcgataaaaataacttttttatttgtaatcaaTTTTAGCCAAGTCGGTTGATTCGATAATTAATCAAGATCCTGTATTGaacttttttaaagaattaatcaactttacaaataaatcatttagacTTCCTTGCGTACCTATCAAAGAAATGTCACGAAATGACCGGATTTATGGCATTTGGTTGGAATTAAGTGTAGCGTATATATGTGTGACGAATAAATTATCTACCATTGAAAAATTCTAAGTCCCCAGAACACTTGGTAAAAAATGAATAGCGGAAGGGTGTGACACATCAAATCACGCCAAATTTACTAAAGCTATTCGAAGTCTCATTACATATTAGTTGCACATTGATTCTAGACTATCTAAAATCAAAGCTCCCTCATTTCGATTCTGAATCCTTATCATCGTTCTGCGGTCCCTTCACAATTTTCTTCGTTcagaaaatcaattttttcgtATTACATTCTTCCGGAAATGTCCTGTAGGCATTTTGTTTATTAGtcatttactatatattttaatcgAATGTGATCATTTTCTTTTGGACACTCGTTCCTAATCTAGATGAATTTTAGACGAAGTATTGCGAAATCGTTGTCaggttaaaaaaagaaaataaaggtTTATGTGTCCAGTTTTCAACCTAGTATAAGTCGACTTTGGGCGTGGCCATGAACAGGTGTAGAAACAGAGATGAAAGTAGacataatgaatatttatatttattggcttgggcgaataaaaaaatagtagcaAATGTTGAAAACTGAGGAAAGAGAGTTGTATAGAAGTTACGCCCAGTTGCAAATCAGTCATACTTATTCAGTGGCTTGGGGCGTTCGAATCATTGCCAGCTGTCAATATTATAATCGAACACGTGAATACATGTGGTTATGacatttttaccatttttaccGCAAACTTTATTTGTCAACAAAACCTAAACGAACAGCACATTACAAAATTAGATACTTAGATATTTCTCAAGTTCtttgttaatttataaatctcTCCAAGTTCAAAGCCTACTAAGCCattatataatacagtaaCGTGATGACGTGTCACAATTCAATAAGCACCGAAGAGTCTTTTTAGACGGGGGTTCTTTTGAAACCCTAAgcatccaaaatttttatgtataaatatgtCCTTGAGTCTTGAAAAGTAGTCTTGACCCACAATTTGAaaagtggaaaaaaaaaatttcgatacaaaaaaactaaaatgaagcttattttctttttactcCTCTTGACTTTCTTTGCCGCCGTTACTaagtaaaatttctttttttgtctaaattttgtaaatgacGTTTCGTTGCCGTTTACTATTTTCTTAACATTGTCTGAAACCTCAACCATGTCAGTTCCGAACTATTTGCTGCAGATAGAAGTGCTTCGGTtacagtaattaataaaagtaaaattaaattatggcTCTCATCTTACGAATTAAAAAAAGGGGCATGGGAAACATACCCACCAGTAAGCATACATCCTTGGAGTAAGGGCCAATGGAAAAGCAAATCCGATAGTATCCTGACCGGGACAGAAGGCGGAACAACTTATGAAAGTGTTCATGGCAATTTTGGTTTTTATTGGTATGTTCCCTATTATGGTGCTAATCTCTATAATTCTAGTTGTCCAGAGAAGTATGAATGTAGTTGCTCGGGGGGAGATGGTAGTAATGCGGAAGTAACGTTTACtgttagaaaaatttagaaatcaatatatgttttctttttctttggaTACAGAATATGTTCTAGTTATATATCTTATATTCAATAAAGCTGTATTTTACCCGAATAGggaattaaattttgtaaatgttTGACGTctgttttattactttatttatgaattcgGACTCAACTTTACGTCAGCAGTCAGCACTCAGTATGTGTAACAATGATc
Protein-coding regions in this window:
- a CDS encoding uncharacterized protein (SECRETED:cutsite_TNS-EL; SECRETED:prob_0.6009); SECRETED:SignalP(1-19); translated protein: MKLIFFLLLLTFFAAVTNSELFAADRSASVTVINKSKIKLWLSSYELKKGAWETYPPVSIHPWSKGQWKSKSDSILTGTEGGTTYESVHGNFGFYWYVPYYGANLYNSSCPEKYECSCSGGDGSNAEVTFTVRKI